The Telopea speciosissima isolate NSW1024214 ecotype Mountain lineage chromosome 11, Tspe_v1, whole genome shotgun sequence genome includes the window tgggatattgtctttgtggccgttggggcacaaattctctttgaggtttgttggtcctcttttgagaagtatagtagaatgcatgatgctttctttttgtatccggttctttatatatcaccttaccatcaatataagcaccgatgcaagtttcatgtctgggtaaatgacatttttcacatacaatgggatgtgaggtttggccttggtttgattttctccatcttggagttctcatctttccctttcctttggcttgatgtggtcttttaccatcatagcctagaccttctttattatgaggtcccttttgtggatttcctaataatgtatctaaggtcttttggcccttagtaaaggtgtgcaatgtggaagttagattcttattttcttcttctaggttgtgtgcatgtgacgtcaactcatcaattttgtgtagaagattggctatttctttttctaaggcctttttagaagcttcctcttggagacttacattataaagttcttcaaaggcctcttgaagttcttcatattctaaatcatcattgcaaattgacaatgagctatgatagggagagtttacctcgtcatcatcattgttgtgagccattagtgccaagttgacggtctctttatcggattcattattttcttcttcactatcacttgaatcccatgatatctcggcggtgcaagcctttttctttctgctttcctttccttttagcttagggcactcggttttgaagtgtccaggctttctacattcataacacacaatgtccttgttagtattgaagggttttgtgtatgttttacctttgttttcttttgatggttgtcctttgtagaatcttcctcctctctttcttaggaatttttggaacttccttgtgattagagagatttctttctctatatcctcttcatcgctttcttcttcttcggattcgcaagaggtcttgagtgcgatgggctttctccttggttcttttacttctatgactttatcatcttcaaggagttcaacttcatgggtttgtagagttcccatcaattcatccatgtgtagagcctctagatcttttgcttgtttgatggcggtcaccattggtctccacttggagggtagtgatctcaagatcttccttacattctccgctttggtgtattcctttcctaagcttttcaacttgttaacaatgttagtaaatctagtaaacatgttagaaatactttcatcatcaagcattttaaacaattcatattcatgaacaagtttgtcaatcttgagttgtttaacttgtgatgttccttcataggtaaccacaagagtatcaaacatctccttagtgtgttacacatactagttctattgaacTCTTTTTCACTAAGGGCACATTGTAGaaatgcaatagctttgtagttttgttgtatgtgtgttttatccgatggtgtccattcggatttctccttaggtacaattcttcctcctacttcttttgtgatttggaagggaccttcctcaatcacgatccacacatcaatatcatgagcacacacataatttttgaacctacacttccagtaggcaaatccttcaccatcaaagtatggtggcctagaagtgttgagccctcaatttggtgtgtagatgatgatgatgccatggatcgtttttagcacaatataaagacaatatggtcttagttttgagctccgctacgataccaattgttgggtaacctagagggggtgaataggttaccactagtggattttgcctctttttcgattggttgcacacttatattaaatataaaagcagaagtaaatgaggcacaagatttatagtggttcggctaacttagcctacatccactcctctcaaccttgagagaattccactagtatttccctttcaatacaataggtggggaaatgacacctttacaactctttttaacaggataagaggatccttacaatcttagttccaagacaagagtatcctttcaatctcttaaggatgagagggtccttgtactaatctaagtacagtctagattaatacaacaatgctttatcaaatcaaaagcataaacaagtaaatacaatagaggtttggtataaatacctatcaaagagtagtgacacttttaccctttgagtgatggtgctcaatgatatgaatgagagtgatgcaccttgagtctcctagatgactctccttgatggcatgagttggagagagtggagagttaagagcttggtaatatctctttgaagagcttgaattgaataacttagctcaatgacaaattctcacttttgtactttctcaaatgtacaatgcactttttctatcaaaggatgtgttttgttccttgtttggatgggttttataaagccaaaagttggagtttgtttgttctccaacggatataaaacggCCATATTTTtagtctgtcggtcgacctataaaagttgtcggtcgaccatcaaagaactagccgttgaaaactagccgttaagcccaagtttgggacttcggtcgattgtcggtcgaccgatggatcgacctacaagtgtcggtcgaccgatagatctgtcggttgcaaccggcGGACTACCGGAAACAGTGCGTATCTTTTATATTCAGTAGGTCGACCGGCAGTCAGTAGGTCGAACGGACATTTATtctatttttgattgtctgtcaaggggatttttggtccagcttgcttggggacttcataggtttttgtctaacactttaatggccatgtttcttgagtctaggccatgggaatgagttcctcctagggtctcttacatgtgaatgcaatgtgtgtgtaatgtgatatgcacatgtaatgaaatgtgttctaatgcacttgaatcttcttggagagtctttgtcttggcttcctttagaagatgttcctcaatcttcaaatttcttcttttccttaactcttctgttgtgagctccgttgatcaagtctttcctggatgcttgatgctcccaacgtctgactatgaagtttgcttaaagattggaatattagtattaatcttaatgtttgttatcatcaaaattagtttatggaggaatgtgttttccaacacatttatctgtatttctcttgCATTTATTGATacgcatatatttgtttgagtaatcttgtgtgtagacattcattgtttgtaaagatgtcactaGGCTTAGAATCGACCTactcacacgggtgattcgCCTCGACGCTGGGGTGtagcgagcgagatgagcccatgagcatgtgtgctctatggcgccctagttagagctaagatgagacatttacttggtccaacttggaagacaacacacttccaagtagcctgttagaagccaaatgtgaggttctaggcagaaaccatgagggtgactgcgctagagactcaggttaggcACTTAGAGAAGCGACTAGAGTAAGATCTGTATGGCGTTTAATTATTGCGAGcgacatgcccaccctagtgggagttacgccatagcatgcacatcatactgcatgtgcttataTCGACCGATTGTGAGAGTGATCGAATGAatccctgcttcgtcactgtgtgagccacgtggattatattaatcccacgatacccttattacctgagacgatgtcatgaaaaagatacccaatgacgctactttgacgttctcctcaggaccatggatgatgcgATCCAACGGaaagcgattgggaaagctgttggggatatttggattgacatgaggggctcagggaaaaccattagacgttacacctttgttatgtgactcattgcccgggTGACgcgtcgtatttgtgatcgacgcagtcatgagtacattacataccaaggattaacactgctcatcatgaggggtcgagagtgttagatcgggtgtaagtggatcgtttggggtatttcgagactTTTTGAgggtgatgtactatgttggctagatggaagtttgatataatactcctaccttgtatcatctcgacaagtcgcacgccccattacctgtatggGGGATAACgcggaatgagagaaacttgaatgcataatatATGCGCCCTGTGTGGGcaagtgggagatgtaaatcgGTGATGGGCCTAAGGCCCAGCTGGTCCGCCCACATGGGGCAGGCCAGCCGAGCCAATaacgagggagagagagagagggacggtcacttaagtgaccgatcccTCCTTTGATTGGCCAATCCCAAGGTTTAGCCTATATATAGACATAAGGCATAAACCCTAGGAGAATGATTtaattagatctctccctctctttcaagttctgtgtttcCTAAGGTTTCCATCGCTACCTAAGGTTTTGTGGtatggagttctctgtggagaagccaGTAGAGATCGCGTtgtgctcgtaactgcaagccgcCTTCGATTGTTCCTTCCGttgcgattccattcggttcaggtaatccctaaacctttgtggttaatggaatgctaatatgctaacaatcccccccccccccacattcCATCCTATGATGTACATGCTGCTACAAAGGAGATTCTATCCGTCCCACCATGTCTTACCTTACCAACTTTGGATTTTCCTGTTTTGATCTGTGCAGGATACTATATTCCTGGATTGACTGTGGCAGGATGGTCTTACATCTTTTTGATTAAGGGACGGTTTAAGTTTTTGGCTGCAGGATTTGTTCATACCTCTCTTGCGATGGAACCTGACTTAGTTAGTATTCGCACAGGATTAGATCATGCGTCCTCGCTggggttgaagataaaagaaatatGGTGCTCAAATCCAATAATAACTGAAGTTCTTCCATCTCCTACCACATCTACCTGGCCCTGCGAACTTATTAAGGACTTATTTTATATATCTACCGAGTATCATGATATATGTATTACAAACAATGGTAACCGTTTTTGTATAGCCCTAACTATGAACCTAGCAAATCAAAAAGACTGTATATCATTTGGTTTCTTAgcaatataatattttttatcataaaaataaaaataaaatgattactaaatatcttttttctttttcttttttttcttttttttggtaatggatTACTAAATATCAAAGTTGATTATTCTACAACGTATCCCACACGACGATGGCCAACATTCAATTTTGGTTCCTGTCGTGGTCATGGAggaaatttatttaattatttttttaaatgtagtCTCGCAACatttacctttttattttttattttttattttttaagtgcaagtttttgtttttttttttattaaaaaacttTTAAATGCAAGCCACTTTTGCATATTTGGTGTATCCACgtcagtgtttttttttttgttgggtttttttttgtgaatctTCACATTCTCTCTTTAATAGGAAAGTATTAAAAATTACGAAAAAGCAGTACAATTTGCCGCCGGGCACGCGCATTAATTAGAGCAGTTGAGCGATTCTTGGACACCACGAAATCAAATTCTACGATCATCTTCTTGAATGTTGACTTCTGTTCTTGTATTTGAATGGTCGATTGGTATCTTTAGGACATTGAAACTTTTAATGGATTCCAATTATGCGTTTGAAACAacttaagagaagaaaaatgtgCACACACAGAATCAAATACCCTTGAACAAAGACTGACTTGAGTCCCAAGACAagtctttccctttcctttttttcttatctCGCCGCCTCTCTGAGTCCTGTCCTCTAGAAGCAactgatttaccaaaaaaacccCAGTATTTTCCATAGATATTTTTCTCACAGGGGTATTTTCGCCAAAAAGAACGCCCAAGAATTTCCGTGGTCTTTTAAGTGGGTCCCATAGATAAATTTATAGTCCAAAATATCGACGACGACTATAAAACTTCAAAGCAGCGTTACCGAGATATCACGTGCGGCTAACCGGAGCAGCAATCAAGCTATATAAACGCTCGTCAATACCTTGAACAATCGTACTCTTCAAAACAAAATTCCAAATAGCTCGCCTGAGACGTTTCCAATATCTTTGTTCTTACCGTGTCTTTCTTATCGGTGTTTTTTTGCTCTCTGTTACTCTGAGATGTTGAGGGGTTCGAGGATGGCCGGGCAGCTGGTTAAGCAGTTTGGACCACGGCTCTTTTCCACGGCAACCCTTGGCGAACCGGCTACTGAAATTCTGACCGGGACTTCTACTTTGTTCCACACAACAACAAAGGTCGTTCCAGTTCGAACCAGCGTGGCCTGGATCAGGTTCCCAACAGTTGGTGTACGGCATGGCAGTACATTGACCTTGaacaaagaaggagaagaaaaagaagtgaaaaCCTCTTCTGCCGGAGGTGAACCAGAGGAGAAAGGGATCACTAGCTACTGGGGCATAGCTCCTTCTAAGATTACGAAGGGGGATGGCACGGATTGGAAGTGGACCTGCTTCAGGGTATGTTTAGTTCTCTGcttctcattttcattttttttacggtccttccttctttccaaggaatatggacatgggtatgttatttcagttattttaattaattatgaattttattttattttattttttattttttgggttctaAAGCCATGGGAGACGTACAAAGCGAATGTTTCGATCGATCTCAACAAGCACCACGCCCCAACTACGTTCTTGGATAAATTAGCTTACTGGACTGTCAAGGTTCTCCGATACCCAACTGATCTCTTTTTCCAGGTATGGTGGATCGTTCTTTACgtttattttctttacttttatgCATAAATAAGTTCGTGGCTTACATAGATCACAAGGTTGGACAGAGAAAGATAAGATGAGAATGGTTCAGGCCATTCTTGTACGTCAAATGCTGCCCTGGTGGAATTCAAAAGAGTGATTGGATTCCATTTGTGCGACATCTGACATACCATACCGAAAGTAAAATGAAAGTTATTTATAAATCTATTagattttttaataaacaaataaattgcAAGTGATACCTAGGGTTCGTGGCCACTCTTTTGTGCCAAAATCCCAACTCCCAACCGCTCATATTTGTGTTACGTGTTATTTGCGGTTGTGTCCACAGTCCACATAACCCTAAATAGTGggagaatgaaaatttcatCTTATCGGTcagcaaaaaaaatcaaaaaatcaaTGTATCTTGTCATTTTCTTGGGAGACAATTCACATGCTTGAGTGCACGATGTATAATTTTCCACGGTTTCCTTGCGTGCTAGTTGGGTAATAACGACTTGATGCTTGATTCGAATGAGTTTCATTCCGATTTCCGAGTCAAATATAGTTCTAAACTTGAGCTTTCTCTTACTACAGACACGATACGGTTGCCGGGCTATGATGCTTGAAACAGTGGCAGCCGTGCCAGGCATGGTTGGAGGAATGCTTTTGCACTGCAAGTCTCTTAGGCGATTCGAACACAGCGGAGGATGGATTAGAGCACTTTTAGAAGAAGCAGAGAATGAGCGAATGCATCTCTTGACATTCATGGAGGTTTCTCAGCCAAGGTGGTACGAACGAGCTCTTGTTTTCACAGTTCAAGGAGTGTTCTTCAATGCTTATTTCTTGGGTTACATGATCTCTCCCAAATTCGCTCACCGAGTTGTTGGATACTTGGAAGAAGAAGCGATTCACTCGTACACCGAGTTCTTGAAAGAACTTGACAAAGGTAATATTGAGAATGTACCAGCACCTGCTATTGCCATCGATTACTGGCAGATGCCACCTGACTCCACACTCCGTGATGTCGTGTTGGTCGTGAGGGCCGATGAGGCGCATCATCGTGACGTTAACCATTTTGCATCGGTAAGAATCTTGTACACACGTGGCATGCATCTATCTGAATGGTTATGCTTAGGTATATTTGTGATTCAAAGTGACTAACAAATGATTTGTTTTGATTGGTTTGGTTAATTACAGGACATACACTATCAAGGACATGAGCTGAAGCAAGCCCCCGCTCCACTTGGCTATCACTAAAGTCTTGCAATGGAGGGATaacagaaccaaaaaaaaaaaatgacaagcaaaagttttcattgtaaattatttatttatttatttaaggaGATCTTGAAGAATGGTACTCTCTTCCAACAAACTATGactcaggtttttttttttttttttttaatctacaaCTACTTGTTGTAATATATATTAATCAATAAATATTGTTGCTTATTACTTCATCACTACTACCCTTTACttaattttactttttggtTTTCAAATGTCCTTTTGATTAATGTAAGTACATTGGATCTCTAAAGGCTTTTAGTTTTAGGAAAATTGGGAATGGTCTGGACACCTACTTTTGGATGGATCCGTGGATCCCATCCATCCATGGATTTACTATCCAGGGGGGATACTTCGCATAGATCTCACCCTAATAAGGTTTGCTCTTTCCTTTCCAATAACCTCAATTGGGATTATGATCAGTTCAGACGGCTTGTACGTCTCAGGTTTTGTACAGGCTATTTCACTCATACGTCTTTCTGATATGTGTCACTCATGGTGGTGCACCTTTGCCAAGGATTGCTGGTTTAACAATAAAAGAGAGGccaattttctcaattcttgCCCCACTAATCATGATTTATCTTCTTTTAATTGGTAgaagtttttttggaaacttaggCTCTGTATAGTAAcgttcttttttagtgtttttgatgtttttccacttttttggaacaaaaacaCACTTAAAATTGAATGACATGTCcggtttgattttttgttttttttaaacgaACCAGTGATTGGGCACACTTTAGAGCCCCATTTgaaaaacaccaaattggtgttTCTCACTTGATAAAAAAACTTCTTGGAAAAGTCGGAGAAACAACGCTCGTCTTTAGTTACGAGGGGT containing:
- the LOC122644639 gene encoding ubiquinol oxidase 2, mitochondrial-like; this encodes MLRGSRMAGQLVKQFGPRLFSTATLGEPATEILTGTSTLFHTTTKVVPVRTSVAWIRFPTVGVRHGSTLTLNKEGEEKEVKTSSAGGEPEEKGITSYWGIAPSKITKGDGTDWKWTCFRPWETYKANVSIDLNKHHAPTTFLDKLAYWTVKVLRYPTDLFFQTRYGCRAMMLETVAAVPGMVGGMLLHCKSLRRFEHSGGWIRALLEEAENERMHLLTFMEVSQPRWYERALVFTVQGVFFNAYFLGYMISPKFAHRVVGYLEEEAIHSYTEFLKELDKGNIENVPAPAIAIDYWQMPPDSTLRDVVLVVRADEAHHRDVNHFASDIHYQGHELKQAPAPLGYH